A portion of the Rhinolophus sinicus isolate RSC01 linkage group LG03, ASM3656204v1, whole genome shotgun sequence genome contains these proteins:
- the SYNJ2BP gene encoding synaptojanin-2-binding protein — translation MNGRVDYLVTEEEINLTRGPSGLGFNIIGGTDQQDVSNDSGIYVSRIKENGAAALDGRLQEGDKILSVNGQDLKNLLHQDAVDLFRNAGYAVSLRVQHRLQVQNGPIGPRGEGEPSGIPIAMVLVPVFALTMVVAWAFMRYRQQL, via the exons ATGAACGGAAGAGTGGATTATTTGGTCACTGAGGAAGAGATTAATCTTACCAGAGGACCCTCAG GGCTGGGCTTCAACATCATCGGTGGGACAGACCAGCAGGATGTCTCCAATGACAGTGGCATCTACGTCAGTCGCATCAAAGAGAACGGAGCTGCGGCCCTGGATGGGCGGCTCCAGGAGGGTGATAAGATCCTTTCG GTGAATGGCCAAGACCTAAAGAACCTGCTGCACCAGGACGCTGTAGACCTCTTTCGTAACGCAGGCTACGCCGTGTCACTGAGAGTGCAGCACAGG cTACAGGTGCAGAATGGGCCTATAGGACCTCGAGGTGAAGGGGAACCAAGTGGTATTCCCATAGCCATGGTGCTGGTGCCAGTGTTTGCCCTCACCATGGTGGTGGCTTGGGCCTTCATGAGATACCGGCAACAACTTTGA